In Exiguobacterium sibiricum 7-3, a genomic segment contains:
- a CDS encoding YitT family protein codes for MAPPFQFPIRIQNIIWILIGSFIFAFGIYHFNVQNELAEGGFTGITLILKGLFGFSPSVTNLLLNIPLFLVSYKLLGRTTFVYTLIGTFSFSIWYGLIAKYSPLEIFLKDDMVLAALFAGVFIGVGLGIIFNNGGTTGGVDIIARLTKRYFGWSIGRTFMVFDFFVIIASLSYLDYKQAMYTLLAVYVGARVIDWMQEGTYAGKAAMIISDQRTEIADGIHATMNRGTTRLIAKGGYSGRDLEVLYVVVARNEITRLKTLVKSVDQHAFITLHDVYEVTGEGFTFDENRIPIKET; via the coding sequence ATGGCACCCCCATTCCAGTTTCCGATTCGTATTCAAAATATCATCTGGATTTTGATCGGATCCTTTATTTTCGCTTTTGGTATTTATCATTTTAACGTGCAGAACGAGTTGGCAGAAGGAGGATTTACAGGCATCACCTTGATTTTAAAGGGATTGTTCGGTTTTTCCCCATCCGTCACCAACTTACTGCTCAACATTCCGTTATTCCTCGTCAGTTACAAGTTGCTTGGCCGGACGACGTTCGTCTATACGCTGATCGGAACGTTCAGTTTTTCGATTTGGTATGGATTGATCGCTAAATATTCTCCGCTTGAGATTTTCTTGAAAGATGATATGGTCCTCGCGGCCTTGTTTGCCGGTGTATTCATCGGTGTCGGTCTTGGCATCATCTTCAATAACGGTGGAACGACTGGCGGTGTCGATATCATCGCCCGCTTAACAAAACGGTATTTTGGCTGGTCGATCGGCCGAACGTTTATGGTATTTGACTTTTTTGTCATCATTGCGTCGTTAAGCTATCTCGACTACAAACAGGCGATGTATACGTTACTTGCCGTCTATGTCGGTGCTCGTGTCATTGACTGGATGCAAGAAGGGACGTATGCCGGAAAAGCCGCCATGATCATCAGCGATCAACGGACGGAGATTGCGGACGGTATTCACGCGACGATGAACCGCGGGACGACTCGCTTGATCGCCAAGGGCGGTTACTCGGGACGCGATTTGGAAGTGTTGTACGTCGTCGTCGCCCGCAATGAAATCACACGATTGAAGACACTTGTCAAATCAGTCGATCAACATGCCTTCATTACCCTGCATGATGTCTATGAAGTGACGGGCGAAGGGTTCACCTTCGATGAAAACCGAATCCCAATCAAAGAAACGTGA
- the bshA gene encoding N-acetyl-alpha-D-glucosaminyl L-malate synthase BshA, with product MKKAIGILCYPSVGGSGVVATELGMKLADRGHDVHFITSSIPFRLTEYRPNITVHLVEVNQYSVFKYPPYDITLASKVAEVIDLFDLDVIHAHYAVPHAVCAELGRNMAKKKGVAVVTTLHGTDITVIGQDLEMQPAIRYGIESSDAVTAVSESLALETNMTLNGQYTIEVIPNSIDESMYYPMRDERLKRHYGIEPDEVVVIHISNFRPVKRIDDTIAAFAIASKDRAMRLLLVGDGPEMGQTRRRAKELGIYDKIIFAGKQEHVAQLLAISDIHLLLSEKEAFGLVVLEAMAVGVPSVVSSAGGLPEVIQDGKTGFIVPTYDVKAAADRIGQLADDATLREELAEEGIRDTRRRFDSNQVVRAYELLYERVCARYENA from the coding sequence ATGAAAAAAGCGATTGGGATTCTCTGTTATCCATCGGTCGGCGGCAGTGGTGTCGTAGCGACGGAACTCGGCATGAAATTAGCAGACCGGGGACACGATGTCCACTTCATTACATCCAGCATTCCGTTTCGACTGACGGAGTACCGGCCGAACATTACCGTCCATCTCGTCGAGGTGAATCAATATTCGGTTTTTAAATATCCACCGTACGACATCACGCTGGCGTCGAAAGTAGCGGAAGTCATTGATTTGTTTGATCTTGACGTCATTCATGCCCATTACGCTGTGCCGCATGCGGTTTGTGCGGAGCTTGGGCGAAACATGGCGAAGAAAAAGGGCGTGGCTGTCGTAACGACTTTACACGGGACCGATATTACCGTCATCGGACAGGATTTAGAGATGCAACCGGCGATCCGGTATGGCATCGAAAGTTCGGATGCCGTTACGGCAGTTTCCGAAAGTCTGGCGCTTGAAACAAACATGACGTTAAACGGACAGTATACGATTGAAGTGATTCCGAACTCAATCGATGAAAGTATGTATTATCCGATGCGGGATGAACGATTGAAACGCCACTACGGCATCGAGCCGGATGAGGTCGTTGTCATCCATATTTCGAATTTCCGACCGGTCAAACGAATCGATGATACAATCGCTGCCTTTGCGATTGCTTCAAAGGATCGTGCCATGCGCTTGTTACTAGTCGGAGACGGTCCAGAAATGGGGCAGACGCGACGCCGGGCAAAGGAACTGGGGATTTACGACAAAATCATTTTTGCCGGCAAACAGGAGCATGTCGCCCAGTTGCTGGCAATCAGTGATATTCATTTACTGTTGTCGGAAAAAGAAGCGTTCGGGCTTGTCGTCCTCGAGGCAATGGCTGTCGGTGTGCCGAGTGTCGTCTCGAGTGCCGGTGGGTTACCGGAAGTGATTCAGGATGGAAAAACTGGATTCATCGTACCAACGTATGATGTCAAGGCTGCAGCGGACCGGATTGGACAGTTGGCGGATGATGCAACATTGCGGGAAGAATTAGCAGAGGAAGGAATTCGGGATACCCGAAGACGGTTTGATTCCAATCAGGTCGTTCGTGCCTATGAACTGCTGTATGAACGGGTGTGTGCACGCTATGAAAATGCTTGA
- a CDS encoding CCA tRNA nucleotidyltransferase: protein MKMLESANHIIQTIEEAGGEAYIVGGAVRDMLLKREPGDYDLATSFLPDEVMRLFPVVIPTGLDHGTVTVVLDHIPFEVTTFRSESTYSDRRRPDEVTLGVSLEEDLTRRDFTINAMALKPAGLVDLFGGQDDLAAKIVRTVGRAEERFDEDALRMIRAFRFMSQLEFTLDQETEQAIKHQKQHLQSVAIERVAIEFEKLLLGPGREAALAAMLRTGIQQYMPHLNETIIKQLMALRFNGVSSDDVWTLVLVAGLRPEALRAWKRSKKQEGRAKTLAPLVQKETLSDWQRYRLSDEELEHLNEMTGRRHEERTSLPIRRLQDLTVNGRDMVELGLQKKQIKEALHHLERQVVHRQLDNQREILLKEVMSWKNQHGTESSTH from the coding sequence ATGAAAATGCTTGAGTCGGCCAATCACATCATTCAGACGATTGAAGAGGCGGGCGGCGAAGCCTATATCGTCGGAGGAGCGGTCCGGGATATGTTGCTCAAACGAGAACCCGGGGATTACGATTTGGCCACGTCATTCCTTCCGGATGAGGTCATGCGACTGTTTCCGGTCGTTATCCCGACCGGACTCGATCATGGCACTGTCACGGTCGTCCTAGACCACATTCCGTTCGAAGTGACGACATTTCGTTCAGAAAGTACGTACAGTGACCGTCGGCGTCCGGATGAAGTGACGCTCGGCGTCAGCTTAGAAGAAGACTTGACGCGTCGTGATTTTACGATCAATGCGATGGCGCTGAAACCGGCCGGGCTCGTGGATCTGTTTGGTGGTCAAGACGATTTGGCAGCAAAAATTGTCCGGACGGTCGGTCGAGCGGAAGAACGATTTGATGAAGATGCCCTGCGGATGATTCGGGCGTTTCGATTCATGAGTCAGTTGGAATTTACGCTCGACCAGGAGACGGAACAGGCAATCAAACATCAAAAACAGCATCTTCAATCGGTCGCCATCGAGCGAGTTGCGATAGAGTTTGAAAAATTATTGTTAGGTCCCGGACGTGAAGCGGCCCTAGCGGCGATGCTCCGGACCGGAATCCAGCAGTACATGCCTCATCTGAACGAGACGATCATCAAGCAGTTGATGGCGCTCCGGTTTAACGGTGTATCGTCAGATGACGTCTGGACACTCGTCTTAGTCGCAGGACTCCGTCCGGAAGCATTACGGGCCTGGAAACGTTCGAAAAAACAGGAAGGGCGCGCGAAGACACTGGCTCCGCTTGTTCAGAAAGAGACGTTATCCGATTGGCAACGTTACCGGTTGTCGGACGAAGAGTTGGAACATTTGAACGAGATGACAGGACGCCGACATGAAGAGCGAACGTCCTTGCCAATCCGACGTTTACAAGACTTAACGGTCAACGGGCGTGACATGGTCGAACTCGGATTGCAAAAAAAACAGATTAAAGAAGCGCTTCATCACCTGGAGCGACAAGTCGTGCACCGTCAACTGGACAATCAACGCGAGATACTGTTAAAGGAAGTGATGAGTTGGAAAAATCAACACGGGACCGAGTCCTCCACGCATTGA
- a CDS encoding biotin--[acetyl-CoA-carboxylase] ligase, producing the protein MEKSTRDRVLHALMQIDWISGQELADQLNISRTAIWKQIAALKESGYIIEANKKTGYHLADQGDRLTPLAIQQHLRTQTLGQQIIHLEQTETTQRIAHEQAQQAANEGTLIVCDFQTGGRGQLGRTWHETRGAGIAMSLILRPEAPLHQAGQLTLLAGIALADTLRTLDVPATIKWPNDLLIAGRKVAGILTEMQTEADRINSVIIGIGINVHHEQFSEVLADRATSLKLATGKSIVRAEIVALFLNTFEPMYRKWLTDGFASFVPAWEKYADRLNDLVTLRTRQETVTGILRGIRTDGTLQIETETGLKTFHSAELIYWTEM; encoded by the coding sequence TTGGAAAAATCAACACGGGACCGAGTCCTCCACGCATTGATGCAAATCGACTGGATATCGGGACAAGAGTTGGCTGATCAATTAAATATTTCACGTACCGCTATTTGGAAACAAATAGCGGCATTAAAAGAATCCGGGTACATCATCGAAGCGAATAAAAAAACAGGCTATCATTTAGCCGATCAAGGCGACCGGTTGACCCCGCTTGCGATTCAACAACATTTGCGAACGCAAACGCTCGGACAACAAATCATCCACCTTGAGCAGACGGAAACGACGCAACGGATCGCCCATGAACAAGCCCAGCAAGCAGCAAACGAAGGCACACTGATTGTCTGTGACTTTCAAACCGGCGGTCGGGGGCAACTCGGGCGCACGTGGCACGAGACGAGGGGAGCGGGCATTGCGATGAGTTTGATTTTGCGTCCGGAAGCACCGCTTCACCAAGCCGGTCAATTGACATTACTCGCGGGGATCGCCTTAGCTGATACGCTACGAACACTCGATGTCCCGGCGACGATTAAATGGCCGAACGATTTGTTGATTGCAGGACGGAAAGTAGCCGGTATCTTAACGGAAATGCAAACGGAAGCGGATCGCATTAATTCCGTCATCATTGGAATCGGCATCAACGTCCATCATGAACAGTTTTCGGAAGTCTTGGCGGACCGGGCGACATCTTTAAAATTAGCGACAGGTAAATCAATTGTCCGCGCTGAAATCGTTGCTTTGTTTTTAAATACGTTCGAACCGATGTACCGGAAGTGGTTGACGGACGGATTCGCGTCATTTGTCCCCGCATGGGAGAAATATGCCGATCGGTTAAACGATCTGGTAACGTTACGAACACGGCAAGAGACCGTGACCGGAATCTTACGTGGAATTCGAACTGATGGTACCTTGCAGATTGAAACGGAGACGGGTCTGAAAACATTTCATTCTGCTGAATTGATTTACTGGACGGAAATGTAA
- the panB gene encoding 3-methyl-2-oxobutanoate hydroxymethyltransferase: protein MHTMTPLLKKQQAGEKLVMLTAYDYPSAKLAEAGHVDLLLVGDSLGNVILGYDSTIAVTVDDMVHHAKAVRRGAPATFMVVDMPFASYHGSFDRTLEAAARIFQESGADALKLEGAGEILTTIRRLTDAGMPCVAHLGLTPQSVGVLEGFKVQGKSLAAAEQLIADSLAAEQAGAKMLVLECVPHPLAKRVQELLKIPVIGIGAGADVAGQVLVYHDLLTYGVGRLPKFVKAYADWNTSGTEAIAQYVQEVKNGTFPELAHSFVMDEELIGALYGGSKE, encoded by the coding sequence ATGCATACGATGACACCTTTATTAAAAAAACAACAGGCGGGCGAAAAACTCGTCATGCTGACGGCGTACGATTATCCGTCAGCCAAACTGGCAGAAGCTGGACATGTCGATTTACTATTGGTCGGTGATTCACTCGGGAATGTCATTCTCGGCTATGATTCGACGATTGCCGTGACAGTAGATGATATGGTCCATCATGCGAAAGCCGTTCGGCGGGGGGCACCTGCGACATTCATGGTCGTCGACATGCCGTTTGCCAGTTACCATGGTTCGTTTGACCGGACGCTTGAAGCGGCAGCCCGTATTTTCCAAGAAAGCGGAGCGGACGCCTTGAAACTCGAAGGGGCCGGAGAAATCTTGACGACGATCCGTCGTCTGACTGATGCCGGGATGCCGTGTGTCGCGCACTTAGGACTGACACCACAATCTGTTGGGGTGCTCGAAGGATTCAAAGTCCAAGGGAAATCGCTTGCAGCAGCGGAACAGTTGATTGCCGACAGTTTGGCAGCAGAACAAGCGGGAGCGAAGATGCTCGTCCTCGAATGTGTGCCGCATCCTCTAGCGAAACGCGTCCAGGAACTCCTGAAGATTCCTGTAATCGGGATTGGTGCAGGGGCTGATGTCGCAGGACAAGTATTGGTTTATCATGATCTTTTGACGTATGGTGTCGGTCGGCTTCCAAAATTCGTCAAAGCGTATGCTGATTGGAACACATCAGGTACGGAAGCCATCGCGCAGTATGTCCAAGAAGTCAAAAACGGAACGTTCCCTGAACTCGCCCATTCTTTCGTGATGGATGAAGAATTGATCGGGGCGTTATATGGAGGATCAAAAGAATGA
- the panC gene encoding pantoate--beta-alanine ligase → MKIMQSVEQLREALAGQTSIGFVPTMGFLHEGHASLLNQARQENDIVVLSIFVNPTQFGPNEDLDRYPRDEQRDQQMAQAAGVDYLFYPTNDVMYPLDMARVTVRSGDDVLCGASRPGHFDGVLTVVSKLFNIVQPKRAYFGLKDAQQLALIEGYVSDYFVPVEIKRCPIIREADGLAKSSRNVYLSEVERTQAPGIQHALQEAKQALDAGVPLETVLAQTRASLQFEGTTIDYVEAVAYPTLGQVDSTTETILLAVAVQFASARLIDNLLYTRGA, encoded by the coding sequence ATGAAAATCATGCAGAGTGTGGAACAACTGCGGGAAGCGTTGGCAGGACAAACGTCAATCGGTTTCGTCCCGACAATGGGGTTCTTGCATGAAGGACATGCCTCGTTACTGAACCAGGCACGGCAGGAAAATGATATCGTCGTCTTGAGCATCTTTGTCAATCCGACACAATTTGGTCCGAACGAAGATTTAGACCGTTATCCGCGGGACGAACAGCGTGATCAACAAATGGCGCAAGCCGCAGGCGTCGATTATCTCTTTTATCCGACGAATGACGTCATGTATCCGCTCGATATGGCACGGGTCACAGTTCGCTCAGGTGATGATGTCTTATGTGGTGCGTCACGACCGGGACATTTTGACGGGGTCTTGACGGTCGTCAGTAAATTGTTTAATATTGTCCAACCGAAGCGCGCCTATTTCGGATTAAAGGATGCGCAACAGTTGGCATTGATTGAAGGATACGTCTCAGATTACTTTGTCCCGGTCGAAATCAAACGGTGTCCGATCATTCGCGAAGCGGACGGACTGGCGAAATCGTCGCGTAACGTTTATCTGTCGGAAGTGGAACGAACGCAAGCGCCGGGGATTCAACACGCATTGCAGGAAGCAAAACAAGCACTCGACGCAGGGGTACCACTTGAAACCGTTCTTGCACAAACCCGTGCGTCACTTCAGTTTGAAGGCACTACGATTGATTATGTCGAAGCCGTCGCCTATCCGACACTCGGACAGGTCGATTCGACAACAGAAACGATTTTACTTGCGGTTGCCGTTCAATTTGCATCGGCTCGTTTAATTGATAATTTACTATACACGAGAGGAGCATGA
- the panD gene encoding aspartate 1-decarboxylase, with translation MLRTFMHAKLHKARVTEANLHYVGSITIDEDLLDAVGILENEKVQVTNNQNGARIETYAIKGARGSGVICLNGAAARHFQIGDEVIIMAYAQLTNEEISSHVPKVAVLDQDNSIKQMLSQEIAHTIL, from the coding sequence ATGTTACGAACATTCATGCATGCAAAACTACACAAAGCCCGTGTGACGGAAGCGAATCTCCATTACGTCGGCTCGATTACAATCGACGAAGATTTACTCGATGCTGTCGGTATTCTCGAAAATGAGAAAGTCCAAGTGACGAACAATCAAAATGGAGCACGGATTGAGACATATGCGATTAAGGGAGCCCGAGGTTCTGGTGTGATTTGTTTGAATGGAGCAGCAGCCCGCCATTTCCAAATCGGAGATGAAGTCATCATCATGGCATATGCGCAATTGACGAACGAAGAAATCTCATCACATGTTCCGAAAGTGGCAGTCCTTGATCAGGATAATTCAATCAAGCAGATGTTATCGCAGGAAATCGCACATACGATCTTATGA
- the dinG gene encoding ATP-dependent DNA helicase DinG, with protein sequence MEKKFVVVDLETTGHSIKSGDEMIEIGVAVIEDGQITDRLSAFVRPQKPIPPFISQLTGITDEDVSQAESFATIAPRVLQLLDGGVFVAHNVQFDLTFLNEALEEEGYLPYSGPVIDTVELARILLPTAESHSLSHLTEALQLTHHEAHRAGSDAEATAELLLHLLTRLQDLPLDTLRHLRRLAGKLFSAIEQEIDEAIQMVGLEPDDRFDYFRKLALKKRTEPEEWMERTELEPFSPFVDRLNETVFPQLFPGYEPRMGQLEMMRHVYQSLDQETPLLVEAGTGTGKSLGYLVPAAHYAIEHETPIIVSTHTIQLQEQLFARDLPLLRQLFEAPVDITLLKGRSNYMDLRKFEFFLSETEEPYNFTLAKAILLVWLTQTETGDLEEVSLPGGAAQGNIAIKQLIQSDSQSQLGRFDPWYSRDFFHHAVRRAKQATIIVTNHALLFSDIQYEAGVLPKGCPLILDEAHQIEEVASHHFGLVFDGHSFDRIFRQLGFSSDKKLLTRLISLSDQYDLTELVEAHSETIDETLTALLEEADGLLTIIQAYGLELASRKERREGRVTVRFKRLDHSMRAVQESAKRVELVLRRLRQAIRAIHKLFHDQREHMSYRERSIVADLKAVIGQLEEVEQAIFETMLAPHDETVSWIETTAKNRKLTRIYTQPIDISDRLHREVFSKRTCILTSATLTVSNKFQFIEKRLGLSELETRRFIVPSPFGYAEKVRLMVPTDLPLLQDVPQATYSEVIADAIIRIAEVTEGRMLVLFTSNEMLRQTHDATKMALPERFTLLSQGITQGSRQRLMKQFKQLDACILFGTASFWEGVDVPGDDLSCLVIVRLPFAPPDQPIVQARSEQIEQQGKSSFFEYSLPQAIIRFKQGFGRLIRTTNDRGVVFIFDRRIETTRYGKRFVSSLPNVPLLAQPLDELTAELELFLNETD encoded by the coding sequence GTGGAAAAGAAGTTTGTTGTAGTGGATTTAGAGACGACCGGACATTCGATTAAATCCGGCGATGAGATGATTGAAATCGGAGTGGCAGTAATTGAAGATGGTCAGATTACAGATCGTCTGTCGGCATTTGTCCGTCCACAAAAACCGATTCCGCCGTTCATTTCTCAATTGACCGGCATTACGGATGAGGACGTGTCGCAGGCGGAATCATTCGCGACCATTGCACCGCGTGTACTCCAATTACTCGATGGTGGGGTGTTCGTGGCACATAACGTGCAGTTTGATTTGACCTTTTTGAACGAAGCATTAGAAGAAGAAGGCTATTTGCCGTATTCTGGTCCTGTCATCGATACGGTTGAGTTAGCAAGGATTTTATTACCGACTGCCGAAAGTCATTCCTTGTCCCATTTGACGGAAGCGTTACAACTGACGCACCATGAAGCACACCGGGCCGGGAGCGATGCAGAGGCAACGGCAGAATTGTTGCTCCATCTACTTACCCGTCTACAGGATTTACCGCTCGATACGTTACGACACTTACGTCGTTTAGCCGGAAAGCTGTTTAGCGCGATTGAACAGGAGATTGACGAAGCGATTCAAATGGTGGGACTGGAGCCGGACGACCGTTTTGATTATTTTCGTAAGCTGGCTTTAAAGAAACGAACTGAACCGGAAGAATGGATGGAGCGGACAGAACTGGAACCATTCAGTCCGTTTGTCGACCGGTTAAATGAAACGGTCTTCCCGCAACTGTTCCCTGGATATGAACCACGTATGGGACAACTTGAAATGATGCGTCACGTCTATCAATCCCTTGACCAAGAGACACCATTACTGGTCGAGGCGGGAACGGGAACCGGAAAATCACTTGGGTATCTTGTACCGGCGGCGCATTATGCGATTGAACATGAAACGCCGATTATCGTCAGTACGCACACGATTCAATTACAGGAACAGTTATTTGCCCGGGATCTGCCACTTTTACGTCAATTGTTTGAAGCACCGGTCGACATCACCTTATTAAAAGGCCGCAGTAATTACATGGACCTACGTAAGTTTGAGTTTTTCCTCAGCGAGACGGAAGAACCATATAACTTCACGCTCGCTAAAGCAATTTTGTTAGTCTGGCTGACGCAGACCGAGACAGGAGACTTGGAGGAAGTCAGTTTACCCGGTGGAGCAGCGCAAGGCAATATCGCCATCAAACAACTGATTCAGTCGGACAGCCAGTCGCAACTTGGACGGTTTGACCCGTGGTACAGCCGTGATTTTTTCCATCATGCCGTCCGACGGGCGAAACAAGCGACGATTATCGTCACGAACCACGCCTTGTTATTTAGTGATATTCAATACGAAGCCGGAGTCTTGCCAAAGGGGTGTCCGTTGATATTAGATGAAGCGCATCAAATCGAAGAAGTGGCCAGTCATCATTTTGGATTGGTTTTTGATGGACATTCCTTTGATCGGATTTTCAGACAGCTTGGATTCTCTTCGGATAAAAAATTATTGACGCGCTTGATTAGTTTATCGGATCAATATGATTTGACGGAGTTGGTCGAAGCGCATAGTGAAACGATCGATGAGACGTTGACGGCACTGCTCGAAGAAGCGGACGGACTGTTAACGATCATTCAGGCCTATGGTCTTGAACTCGCTTCACGGAAAGAACGTCGCGAAGGACGGGTCACGGTTCGTTTCAAACGACTGGATCATTCGATGCGTGCCGTGCAGGAGAGCGCAAAACGGGTCGAACTCGTCTTAAGACGTTTACGGCAAGCCATTCGGGCGATTCATAAACTGTTCCATGATCAACGCGAACATATGAGTTACCGCGAGCGCTCGATCGTAGCCGATTTGAAGGCCGTCATCGGTCAATTGGAAGAAGTCGAACAGGCGATTTTTGAGACGATGCTCGCGCCACACGATGAGACGGTTTCCTGGATTGAAACGACAGCTAAAAATCGGAAATTGACCCGGATTTATACGCAACCGATTGATATTTCAGACCGTCTGCACCGGGAAGTATTTTCGAAACGGACCTGTATCTTAACGTCTGCGACCTTGACGGTTTCGAATAAGTTCCAGTTCATCGAAAAACGACTTGGACTATCGGAACTCGAGACACGACGGTTCATCGTCCCGTCGCCCTTTGGCTATGCAGAAAAAGTCCGGCTGATGGTCCCGACAGATTTACCGTTATTGCAGGATGTACCGCAAGCGACGTATTCCGAAGTCATCGCGGATGCGATCATCCGAATTGCCGAAGTGACCGAAGGACGGATGTTGGTGTTATTTACATCAAACGAAATGTTGCGCCAAACGCATGATGCGACAAAAATGGCCTTGCCAGAACGGTTTACGCTGCTTTCCCAAGGAATCACCCAAGGGTCACGACAGCGTCTGATGAAACAATTTAAACAGCTCGATGCCTGTATCCTGTTCGGTACAGCTAGTTTTTGGGAAGGGGTCGACGTTCCGGGTGACGATCTGAGTTGTCTCGTCATCGTCCGCCTGCCGTTTGCACCACCCGATCAACCAATTGTTCAAGCGCGCTCAGAGCAGATTGAACAACAAGGGAAATCATCGTTCTTTGAATACAGTTTGCCGCAAGCCATCATTCGCTTCAAACAGGGATTTGGCCGATTGATCCGGACGACGAACGATCGGGGTGTCGTCTTCATTTTTGACCGACGCATCGAGACGACACGTTACGGGAAACGGTTTGTTTCCAGTCTGCCCAATGTCCCGCTTTTAGCGCAACCGCTCGACGAATTAACGGCTGAGTTGGAATTGTTCTTAAATGAGACGGATTGA
- a CDS encoding YpmA family protein, with product MDSKIETLATVKVNRHDDTYKIVDLLNRTLKTEDLMFGLALDEKDKEQMVFTIYRT from the coding sequence ATGGATTCGAAAATCGAGACGCTAGCAACCGTCAAGGTCAACCGGCATGACGATACGTACAAGATTGTAGACTTATTGAATCGCACGTTAAAAACAGAAGATTTGATGTTTGGTCTGGCACTGGACGAAAAAGATAAGGAGCAGATGGTCTTTACCATCTACCGCACATGA
- a CDS encoding pyridoxal phosphate-dependent aminotransferase, with amino-acid sequence MLSKRVQQLTPSTTLAITAKAKALREEGQDIIGLGAGEPDFNTPEFIIQAAFAAAEAGDTKYTPSGGTVALKDAIIEKTRRDLWVSYDRSEVMVASGAKHALSTLFQAILDPGDEVIVPAPYWVSYPEQIKLSDGVPVILETTEASRFKVTRDLLEQHITPKTKALVLNSPSNPTGMVYTKEELEMVADVAMTHNLLVISDEIYEKLLYNGVTHLSIATLPNMRERTVIINGVSKSHAMTGWRIGYAIGPKDIISAMTNLASHSTSNPTSIAQAASVAAYAEGDAPVEAMRVVFEERLEQIYDRLIQIPGLTCLKPEGAFYLFPHALRAAEMCGFSNVDDWCTAVLSEAKVALIPGSGFGAPEYVRLSYATDPKRVLEALDRIEGFITAHTAV; translated from the coding sequence ATGTTATCGAAACGGGTACAACAACTGACACCGTCAACGACACTGGCGATTACTGCAAAAGCGAAAGCATTGCGTGAAGAAGGACAAGACATCATCGGACTCGGTGCGGGCGAACCGGATTTCAACACTCCAGAATTCATCATCCAGGCGGCCTTTGCGGCAGCAGAAGCGGGCGATACGAAATACACGCCGTCCGGCGGAACGGTTGCCTTAAAAGATGCCATCATCGAAAAAACCCGCCGTGATTTATGGGTATCATATGACCGCTCGGAAGTCATGGTCGCTTCCGGAGCGAAGCATGCCTTATCGACATTGTTCCAGGCAATTTTAGATCCGGGCGACGAAGTCATCGTCCCGGCTCCGTACTGGGTCAGTTATCCGGAACAAATTAAACTGAGTGACGGTGTTCCTGTCATCCTCGAGACGACGGAAGCATCACGCTTCAAAGTAACACGTGACCTGCTGGAACAACACATCACACCGAAAACAAAAGCACTTGTTTTAAATTCACCTTCGAATCCGACCGGTATGGTCTATACGAAGGAAGAACTTGAAATGGTCGCAGATGTTGCGATGACACACAATTTGCTTGTCATCAGCGATGAAATTTACGAAAAGCTGTTATACAACGGTGTGACGCACTTATCCATTGCGACGTTACCCAATATGCGTGAGCGGACGGTCATCATCAACGGCGTTTCGAAATCGCATGCCATGACAGGCTGGCGGATTGGTTATGCCATCGGACCGAAAGATATCATCAGTGCGATGACGAACCTGGCCAGTCATTCGACTTCCAATCCAACATCCATCGCGCAAGCGGCATCTGTCGCAGCCTATGCGGAAGGTGATGCGCCGGTTGAGGCGATGCGTGTCGTGTTTGAAGAACGTTTGGAACAAATTTACGACCGGTTGATTCAAATTCCAGGCTTAACCTGCCTGAAGCCGGAAGGTGCATTTTACCTGTTCCCACATGCATTACGGGCAGCCGAAATGTGTGGATTCTCGAATGTCGATGACTGGTGTACAGCGGTCTTATCGGAAGCGAAGGTCGCCCTGATTCCGGGATCCGGCTTCGGCGCACCAGAATATGTCCGGTTATCGTATGCGACAGATCCGAAACGGGTACTTGAAGCATTAGACCGGATTGAAGGATTTATCACGGCACATACGGCCGTTTAA